One genomic segment of Tripterygium wilfordii isolate XIE 37 chromosome 9, ASM1340144v1, whole genome shotgun sequence includes these proteins:
- the LOC120005752 gene encoding uncharacterized protein LOC120005752 — translation MLSPKLKDPESFTIPCCIANKIFELVLLDMGASINLMSLSVCEFLNVGTLKETSVGIQLTDRSIRYPKDCQGHGEEFPLIFGRSFMKTARMKIDVYEGTLTMTNNEEKVTFKPKTAQGMKSLKNVLTIREEFVEKGGHPAKVEFVNVLRVVPYERGKHTPSFESFPLSTNKLFHSMVKVPQNKIFQPAIFDKREKGYSNLLEDPIAHATMRARIHASDVDVGVARRRRLLQPNELKVGFQVH, via the exons ATGTTGTCGCCAAAGCTTAAGGATCCAGAgagtttcactataccttgttgcatagccaataaaatttttgaacttgttttattggataTGGGTGCATCAATTAATTTAATGTCTCTTTCAGTCTGTGAATTTTTGAATGTAGGTACTCTCAAAGAGACCTCTGTGGGCATCCAATTGACTGATCGATCTATTCGATATCCTAAG GATTGCCAAGGTCATGGAGAAGAGTTTCCGCTGATTTTTGGGCGATCATTCATGAAGACTGCTAGGATGAAAATTGATGTATACGAAGGCACACTAACAATGACaaacaatgaagaaaaagtTACCTTCAAGCCTAAAACAGCACAAGGTATGAAATCATTGAAGAATGTACTTACTATTAGAGAAGAGTTTGTGGAAAAAGGAGGACATCCAGCTAAGGTTGAGTTTGTGAATGTACTTAGAGTTGTTCCATATGAGAgaggtaagcatactccctCCTTTGAGTCCTTTCCTTTATCCACTAACAAGTTGTTCCACTCCATGGTGAAAGTACCCCAGAATAAAATATTCCAACCAGCGATTTTCGATAAAAGAGAAAAGGGATATTCCAATCTTCTTGAGGACCCAATTGCTCATGCAACTATGAGGGCTAGAATTCATGCTTCAGATGTTGATGTAGGTGTGGCTAGAAGAAGGCGATTGCTACAACCTAATGAACTTAAAGTTGGCTTCCAAGTTcactaa